A genomic window from Serratia liquefaciens includes:
- a CDS encoding ABC transporter ATP-binding protein codes for MTPLLTLSHVSKRFGGLTAVDDVSISIRQGEIYGLIGPNGAGKTTCFNLITGLYRADSGEFRLQEQRYKPQAIDKVAQAGIARTFQNLRLFNEMTVLENVMVGCHLRTHNGLWAAISRHRRARQEEQATREKSHALLEYVGISQFAHYRAGDLSYGHQRRLEIARALATEPKLLALDEPAAGMNAGEKVALRDLLLRIRDSGKTLLLIEHDVKLVMGLCDRMTVLDYGKVIAEGEPAQVRREPAVIRAYLGGAAHV; via the coding sequence ATGACGCCGCTTCTCACGCTCAGTCACGTCAGTAAACGCTTTGGCGGATTAACCGCGGTGGACGATGTCAGCATCAGCATTCGCCAGGGTGAGATTTACGGCCTGATTGGCCCCAACGGCGCCGGCAAAACCACCTGCTTCAACCTGATTACCGGCCTGTATCGCGCCGACAGCGGCGAGTTCCGCCTGCAAGAACAGCGTTACAAGCCACAGGCTATCGATAAGGTGGCGCAGGCAGGCATCGCGCGTACCTTCCAGAACCTGCGCCTGTTCAATGAAATGACCGTGCTGGAAAACGTGATGGTCGGCTGTCACCTGCGCACCCACAACGGCCTGTGGGCGGCAATTTCACGTCATCGGCGCGCCCGCCAGGAAGAGCAGGCCACGCGGGAAAAATCCCACGCGCTGCTGGAGTACGTCGGCATCAGTCAGTTCGCGCATTATCGCGCCGGCGATCTTTCCTATGGCCACCAGCGTCGGCTGGAAATAGCCCGGGCATTGGCTACCGAGCCTAAATTGCTGGCTTTGGATGAACCCGCGGCCGGGATGAACGCCGGCGAGAAAGTGGCGCTGCGCGATCTGCTGCTGCGCATTCGTGACAGTGGCAAAACCCTGTTATTGATCGAGCATGACGTCAAGCTGGTGATGGGCCTTTGCGACCGCATGACGGTGCTCGACTACGGCAAAGTCATCGCCGAAGGCGAACCGGCACAGGTAAGGCGTGAGCCGGCGGTGATCCGCGCTTATCTGGGAGGCGCTGCCCATGTCTGA
- a CDS encoding ABC transporter ATP-binding protein, which produces MSEPLLSVKNLKVSYGGIHAVKGIDFTVNSGEQVTLIGANGAGKTSSLRALTGLQPFEGDILFDGRSIRGMPPHRLLQQGLVMVPEGRGIFARMTVQENLQLGAYTRRDQPALRQDLERVFTLFPRLRERLSQQAGLLSGGEQQMVAIGRALLSRPRLLVLDEPSMGLAPIVVETIFEVIKSLSRDGVTLLLVEQNARLALASTDRAYVLDSGNLSHCGRSADLLDDEKIKQAYLGE; this is translated from the coding sequence ATGTCTGAGCCCTTACTCAGCGTTAAAAATTTAAAAGTGTCTTACGGCGGAATTCATGCGGTGAAAGGCATCGATTTTACGGTGAACAGCGGCGAACAGGTGACGTTAATCGGCGCCAACGGCGCGGGCAAGACCTCCAGCCTGCGTGCGCTGACAGGCCTGCAACCCTTCGAGGGCGACATCCTGTTCGACGGCCGGTCCATTCGCGGCATGCCACCCCATCGTTTGCTGCAACAAGGATTGGTGATGGTGCCGGAGGGCCGCGGGATTTTCGCCCGCATGACGGTGCAGGAGAACCTGCAGCTTGGTGCCTATACGCGCCGTGACCAACCGGCGTTACGCCAGGATCTGGAGCGAGTTTTCACGCTTTTCCCTCGCTTGCGTGAACGGCTGAGCCAACAGGCCGGATTACTCTCTGGGGGAGAACAACAGATGGTGGCGATCGGCCGTGCTCTACTCAGTCGTCCGCGCCTGCTGGTGTTGGATGAACCTTCTATGGGACTGGCCCCTATCGTGGTTGAGACCATATTTGAAGTCATCAAAAGCCTTTCACGTGACGGTGTCACCCTGCTGTTGGTGGAACAAAACGCCAGGCTGGCGCTGGCGTCGACCGATCGCGCCTATGTGTTGGACAGCGGTAACCTCAGCCATTGCGGCCGCTCTGCCGACCTGCTGGATGATGAAAAAATCAAACAAGCCTATCTGGGCGAATAA
- a CDS encoding branched-chain amino acid ABC transporter substrate-binding protein encodes MNKITRFKPLALATAVLVSLSAASSALADETILIGLAGPLTGPSARIGKDLENGAKLAIADANAQKPTLKGKAVTFKLLSEDDQSDPRTAVAVAQRLVDEGVAGVVGHWNTGTSIPAARIYHDAGIAQVAPVATGHGYTQQGFDTSFRVMGHDDDGGNYAGIYAVTQLKAKRIAVIDDRTAFGQGLADEFIKSLAAQGIQPVAREYVDDKTVDFSAVLTTVRSKNADLIFFGGVDSQAAPLARRIKQLGMNTPLMGAGGFVSQTFLTLAQKEGEGVVALEPGLPLEQMPGGKAFEQAYRDRYQTHIELHAPFAYDATRVLIAAIEQAGSADPADYLPKLRAIHYQGVTGTIAFDSQGNLQQPSFTLYRVVDGKWQPQTVLGGAKKQ; translated from the coding sequence ATGAACAAAATCACTCGCTTCAAGCCGCTGGCGTTAGCCACCGCCGTTCTGGTCAGCCTGAGTGCCGCCTCGTCGGCGCTGGCCGATGAAACCATTCTGATCGGTCTGGCCGGCCCGTTAACTGGCCCTTCCGCCCGTATCGGGAAAGATTTGGAAAACGGCGCTAAGCTGGCGATCGCCGATGCCAACGCGCAGAAACCCACGCTCAAAGGCAAAGCCGTCACCTTTAAATTGTTATCCGAGGACGATCAATCCGATCCGCGCACCGCCGTCGCGGTGGCGCAGCGCCTGGTCGACGAAGGCGTGGCCGGTGTGGTCGGCCATTGGAACACCGGCACCAGTATCCCGGCCGCACGCATTTACCACGACGCCGGTATTGCCCAGGTCGCGCCGGTCGCCACCGGCCATGGCTATACTCAACAGGGGTTTGATACCAGCTTCCGCGTCATGGGCCATGACGACGATGGCGGTAATTACGCCGGGATCTACGCCGTCACACAGCTAAAAGCCAAGCGCATTGCGGTGATTGACGACCGTACCGCGTTCGGACAAGGACTGGCGGATGAATTTATCAAATCGCTGGCAGCTCAGGGTATCCAACCGGTGGCGCGTGAATATGTCGACGACAAGACCGTCGATTTCAGCGCGGTCCTGACCACCGTACGCAGCAAGAACGCCGATTTGATCTTCTTCGGCGGCGTCGACTCGCAGGCAGCGCCGCTGGCACGCCGTATCAAACAGTTGGGCATGAACACCCCGTTGATGGGCGCCGGCGGTTTTGTCAGCCAGACCTTCCTGACGCTGGCACAGAAAGAAGGTGAAGGCGTAGTGGCGCTGGAGCCCGGTCTGCCGCTGGAGCAAATGCCCGGTGGCAAAGCCTTTGAGCAGGCCTACCGCGACCGCTACCAAACCCATATCGAACTGCATGCGCCGTTTGCCTACGACGCCACCCGGGTATTGATTGCCGCCATTGAGCAGGCGGGTTCCGCCGATCCGGCCGATTATCTGCCGAAGCTGCGCGCCATTCATTATCAGGGCGTCACCGGCACCATTGCATTCGATTCACAGGGCAACCTGCAACAGCCGAGCTTCACCCTGTACCGGGTGGTTGACGGCAAATGGCAGCCGCAGACCGTACTGGGCGGCGCAAAAAAACAATAA
- a CDS encoding L-2-amino-thiazoline-4-carboxylic acid hydrolase, which translates to MSDAKNELGILARRRIEAEIIKPIYQILVREIGKERAQAVIGEAIENAAIEAGKNFAAQEPNGADLQSFAALQYLWEKDDALQVKVIYQDEQHFDYDVTRCRYAEMYHQMGLGEIGHLLSCARDSQFIVGYAPEVELQRTQTIMSGASCCDFRYAAKAQGEEK; encoded by the coding sequence ATGAGCGATGCAAAAAACGAGTTGGGTATTCTGGCCCGCCGCCGCATAGAAGCGGAAATCATCAAACCGATCTACCAGATCCTGGTGCGCGAGATCGGCAAAGAGCGCGCACAGGCGGTCATTGGCGAGGCTATCGAAAATGCCGCCATCGAGGCCGGCAAAAACTTCGCCGCGCAGGAGCCCAATGGCGCGGATTTGCAAAGTTTCGCCGCCTTGCAGTACCTGTGGGAAAAAGACGATGCGCTGCAGGTGAAGGTGATATACCAGGACGAGCAACATTTTGACTATGACGTCACCCGCTGCCGCTATGCCGAGATGTACCATCAAATGGGCTTGGGTGAGATCGGCCATCTGTTGTCCTGCGCGCGCGACAGTCAGTTTATCGTCGGCTATGCGCCAGAGGTAGAACTGCAGCGCACCCAGACCATCATGTCCGGCGCGTCCTGCTGTGATTTTCGCTATGCCGCCAAGGCGCAGGGAGAGGAAAAGTGA
- a CDS encoding Zn-dependent hydrolase, which produces MTHRVNGDRLWQSLLDMAQFGAIPKDGVTRLALSEEDRQARDRLRDWALAAGCSVRIDRMGNMFLRREGTRPDLAPVVTGSHVDSQPNGGRFDGIYGVLAGLEVIRTLNDRQIATERAVEVINWTNEEGARFAPAMISSGVFAGVFELEYGLSRQDAHGTSIGEALQQIGYAGEHPVGNMPIHAAFELHIEQGPILEAENIEIGVVTAAQGQRWYELEITGFSAHAGTTPMDRRRDALLGFADMVKAVNEIGKAFMPDARATVGMAQITPNSRNVVPGKVFFSVEFRHPQEAVLAQMEQRLLAAVTEVGVDELKARAERIFQYQPIRFDSGCIDSVRQAACTLGYSHRDMISGAGHDACYLSRVAPTAMIFIPCVEGISHNELENISPEWSTAGANVLLNAILAQTHA; this is translated from the coding sequence GTGACGCATCGAGTGAACGGAGATCGCCTGTGGCAAAGCCTGCTCGACATGGCTCAGTTCGGCGCTATTCCAAAAGACGGCGTGACACGGCTGGCTCTGAGTGAAGAAGACCGCCAGGCACGCGATCGGTTACGCGATTGGGCTTTGGCGGCCGGTTGCAGCGTACGCATCGACCGCATGGGCAATATGTTCCTGCGCCGCGAAGGCACTCGCCCCGATCTGGCCCCGGTGGTCACCGGCTCACACGTTGATTCCCAGCCCAACGGCGGCCGTTTCGACGGTATTTACGGCGTGCTGGCCGGGCTGGAGGTGATTCGGACCCTCAACGATCGGCAAATCGCCACCGAGCGTGCGGTGGAAGTCATCAACTGGACGAATGAAGAAGGCGCACGCTTTGCGCCGGCAATGATCTCCTCTGGGGTATTTGCCGGCGTGTTCGAGCTGGAGTACGGCCTGTCGCGCCAGGATGCTCATGGCACCAGCATCGGCGAAGCCTTGCAGCAAATCGGCTACGCCGGCGAGCATCCGGTGGGCAACATGCCGATTCACGCCGCCTTTGAGCTGCACATCGAGCAAGGCCCGATCCTCGAAGCGGAAAACATTGAGATTGGCGTAGTGACCGCTGCGCAAGGGCAACGCTGGTATGAGCTGGAGATCACCGGATTTAGCGCCCATGCAGGCACGACGCCGATGGATCGTCGGCGCGACGCCCTGCTCGGCTTTGCCGACATGGTCAAGGCGGTCAATGAGATCGGTAAAGCCTTTATGCCGGACGCTCGCGCCACGGTGGGTATGGCGCAGATCACGCCCAATTCCCGCAACGTGGTGCCGGGCAAGGTGTTCTTCAGCGTCGAATTCCGTCACCCGCAAGAGGCGGTATTGGCGCAGATGGAACAACGTTTGCTGGCCGCGGTGACCGAAGTGGGTGTCGATGAGCTGAAGGCCCGCGCCGAGCGCATTTTCCAATATCAACCGATACGCTTTGATTCTGGTTGCATCGACAGTGTGCGACAGGCCGCCTGCACGCTGGGTTATTCGCACCGGGATATGATTTCCGGTGCCGGTCATGACGCCTGCTACCTGAGCCGCGTAGCACCGACGGCGATGATATTCATTCCCTGCGTGGAGGGCATCAGCCACAACGAATTGGAGAACATCTCCCCGGAGTGGTCAACCGCCGGGGCCAACGTGCTGCTCAACGCGATATTGGCGCAAACCCACGCCTGA
- a CDS encoding ArsR/SmtB family transcription factor, producing MVKLSSSQLDAIFHALSDPTRRAILRSLAGGEHSIGELAAPLQMSFAGASKHIKALELAGLVQRTVQGRNHICRLEPEPMAQAMQWLQTYEHFWTERLDALETALLQPEPNPPEE from the coding sequence ATGGTTAAATTATCTTCCTCACAGCTGGACGCCATTTTCCATGCGCTTTCCGACCCGACACGCCGCGCGATACTGCGGTCGCTGGCCGGTGGCGAGCACAGCATTGGTGAACTGGCCGCGCCGTTGCAGATGTCGTTTGCCGGCGCCTCCAAGCACATTAAAGCACTGGAGCTTGCTGGGCTGGTGCAGCGCACCGTGCAAGGAAGAAACCATATCTGCCGGCTTGAACCCGAGCCCATGGCGCAGGCCATGCAATGGTTGCAAACCTACGAGCATTTCTGGACTGAGCGGCTGGACGCGCTGGAAACAGCGCTGCTGCAGCCGGAACCGAATCCTCCCGAGGAGTGA
- a CDS encoding SRPBCC family protein, with protein sequence MNDYGMIIETGTLRIQRLLPGPIDRVWAYLTESDKRATWLAAGEMKLENGAQVELVFRNSDLTGEHEQTPAKYKHLSCSVSNVGHITCLFPPRLLSFTWAEQGQSRPSEVTFELTEQGKAVLLTVTHRRLANRDEMLSVAGGWHTHLDILVDRLHNRQPQPFWSTHTRLEEEYRARL encoded by the coding sequence ATGAACGACTACGGCATGATTATTGAAACCGGCACGCTGCGCATTCAGCGGCTGCTGCCCGGCCCGATCGACCGGGTCTGGGCCTATCTGACGGAATCCGACAAACGTGCCACCTGGCTGGCCGCCGGCGAGATGAAGCTGGAAAACGGAGCCCAGGTGGAGCTGGTTTTTCGCAATTCCGATCTGACCGGCGAACACGAGCAAACGCCGGCCAAATATAAGCACCTGAGCTGCAGCGTCAGCAACGTCGGCCATATCACCTGCCTTTTCCCACCGCGGTTGCTGAGTTTTACCTGGGCAGAACAGGGGCAAAGCCGCCCCTCCGAGGTGACCTTCGAACTGACCGAACAGGGTAAAGCCGTGCTGCTGACGGTTACCCACCGTCGCCTGGCCAACCGTGATGAAATGCTCAGCGTGGCCGGGGGGTGGCACACCCATCTGGATATCCTGGTCGATCGCCTGCACAATCGCCAACCACAGCCGTTCTGGAGCACCCACACCAGGCTGGAAGAAGAATACCGAGCCAGACTTTAA
- a CDS encoding transporter yields the protein MAQTVAEKLHKLDFDDEVTGLIYGHVFRTAEPPQRVSSQQACQAYQTLSPGEGFIWLHLNLNHAAAEKWLKNHFAISDFFFDEIRHGSHTTRIERQGEDLFAVLNDVIFHPKENSPEIATLWLYCRSGLVVTVRHKPLRLIERLLGRLGPLQLASSTELLAHLLEEQEEVLEQVVRQANQYVDTIEDRLLSNHVKRNRTELGRMRRMLLRFQRLLAPEPAALFRLLNRPPTWLSRDVVQDLRQFTEEFTVVLNDLASLTERIRLLQEEIGAKQMEQNNRTLYTLTVITVLALPINIVAGFFGMNVGGIPLASNHHGFVLLVLLVGGFTLVTGYLAFRRRDER from the coding sequence ATGGCTCAAACGGTTGCGGAAAAATTACACAAACTTGATTTTGACGATGAGGTCACCGGGCTGATTTACGGCCACGTTTTTCGTACGGCAGAGCCGCCGCAGCGGGTCTCTTCGCAACAGGCCTGCCAGGCTTATCAGACGCTGTCGCCGGGGGAGGGATTTATCTGGCTGCATCTCAACCTGAACCATGCCGCGGCGGAAAAATGGCTGAAAAACCACTTTGCGATTTCCGACTTTTTCTTCGACGAGATCCGCCACGGATCTCATACCACGCGCATAGAACGTCAGGGAGAGGATTTGTTCGCGGTGCTTAACGACGTGATCTTCCACCCGAAAGAGAACAGCCCTGAGATTGCGACGCTGTGGCTGTATTGCCGCAGTGGCCTGGTGGTCACGGTTCGGCACAAACCGCTGCGTTTGATTGAGCGGCTGCTGGGCCGGCTGGGGCCGCTGCAGTTGGCGTCTTCTACCGAATTGCTGGCGCATTTGCTGGAGGAGCAGGAAGAGGTGCTGGAGCAGGTGGTGCGGCAGGCCAACCAGTATGTCGATACCATCGAAGATCGCCTGCTGAGCAACCATGTGAAACGCAACCGTACCGAACTGGGGAGGATGCGCCGCATGCTGCTGCGTTTTCAGCGTCTGCTGGCACCGGAGCCCGCGGCGCTGTTTCGTTTGCTGAATCGGCCGCCGACCTGGCTGAGCCGGGACGTGGTACAGGATCTGCGTCAGTTCACCGAAGAGTTCACGGTGGTGCTAAACGATCTCGCCAGCTTGACCGAACGCATTCGCTTGTTGCAGGAAGAGATAGGCGCCAAGCAGATGGAACAGAACAACCGCACGCTTTACACCCTGACGGTGATCACCGTGTTGGCACTGCCAATCAATATCGTCGCCGGCTTCTTTGGCATGAACGTGGGAGGGATCCCGCTGGCCAGCAATCACCACGGCTTTGTTTTGCTGGTGTTGCTGGTCGGCGGCTTTACGCTGGTCACCGGCTATCTGGCGTTCAGACGGCGGGACGAGAGGTGA
- a CDS encoding inorganic phosphate transporter: MSDNSAVQAGAPSASSLPKIYQKNSRLTVLFFILLLVLGIAFAGVNLFNDVSDAGAVYTSYVPFLLLGLALLIALGFEFVNGFHDTANAVATVIYTHSLSPMVAVVWSGFFNFLGVLLSSGVVAFGIISLLPVELILQAGTGNGFAMVYALLFSAIIWNLGTWWLGLPASSSHTLIGSIIGVGVANALIHGRTGTSGVDWGQAIKVGYALLLSPVIGFVFAALLLLALKVFVKNRQLYTAPKNDSPPPLWIRSLLILTCTGVSFAHGSNDGQKGMGLIMLILVGTMPIAYALNRSMPPEQIPRVAALAEVTKNQLLQQFPAVSQVPAREVLTGYVRTSELTPEVVPALAQLTGAIGDQIRQYGSVDKIPAQAVSNTRNDMYLTSEVIKHLKTEKQLQIPADSQRNLDALKGELDSATRFIPFWVKVVVAIALGLGTMVGWRRIVVTVGEKIGKSHLTYAQGASAELVAMTTIGAADAFGLPVSTTHVLSSGIAGTMAANRSGLQMSTLRNLLMAWVLTLPASVLLSAGLYWIFTHF, from the coding sequence ATGAGCGATAACAGCGCCGTTCAAGCGGGTGCGCCATCTGCGTCAAGCCTGCCAAAAATCTACCAAAAGAACAGTCGACTCACTGTTCTTTTTTTTATTTTATTATTAGTGCTGGGGATAGCTTTTGCCGGAGTAAATCTATTTAACGACGTCAGCGATGCCGGTGCGGTTTATACCAGTTACGTTCCGTTTCTTTTATTGGGATTGGCGTTATTGATCGCGCTCGGCTTTGAATTCGTTAATGGTTTCCACGATACCGCCAATGCGGTAGCCACCGTGATTTATACCCATTCACTGTCGCCGATGGTGGCGGTGGTCTGGTCGGGGTTCTTTAATTTTCTCGGCGTGTTGCTCTCCAGCGGCGTGGTCGCTTTCGGCATCATTTCGCTGCTGCCGGTTGAACTGATCTTGCAGGCCGGTACCGGCAACGGGTTCGCCATGGTCTACGCCCTGCTGTTCTCGGCGATTATCTGGAACCTCGGCACCTGGTGGCTGGGGCTGCCTGCGTCGTCATCGCATACCTTGATAGGCTCGATCATCGGCGTTGGGGTGGCTAACGCCCTGATCCACGGGCGCACCGGCACCAGCGGCGTCGACTGGGGTCAGGCCATTAAAGTGGGTTATGCCCTGCTGCTTTCACCGGTGATCGGCTTCGTGTTTGCCGCCTTGCTGCTGCTGGCGCTGAAGGTCTTTGTCAAAAACCGCCAGTTGTATACCGCCCCCAAAAATGACTCGCCGCCGCCGCTGTGGATCCGCAGCCTGCTGATCCTGACCTGTACCGGTGTTTCCTTTGCTCACGGATCCAACGACGGGCAAAAAGGCATGGGCCTGATCATGCTGATCCTGGTCGGTACCATGCCCATTGCCTATGCGTTGAACCGTTCGATGCCGCCGGAGCAAATACCCCGCGTAGCGGCATTGGCGGAAGTGACAAAAAACCAGCTGCTGCAACAGTTCCCAGCGGTTAGTCAGGTTCCCGCGCGTGAAGTTCTCACCGGCTATGTTCGCACCAGCGAGCTGACGCCGGAAGTGGTGCCTGCCCTGGCCCAACTGACCGGCGCCATCGGCGATCAAATTCGCCAGTACGGTTCGGTCGACAAAATCCCTGCGCAGGCAGTATCCAACACCCGAAATGATATGTACCTGACGTCGGAGGTCATTAAGCACCTGAAGACGGAAAAACAACTTCAGATCCCCGCTGACTCGCAACGCAATCTGGACGCGCTGAAAGGTGAATTGGACAGCGCCACCCGCTTTATTCCGTTCTGGGTCAAGGTGGTGGTGGCAATAGCGCTTGGGCTGGGCACCATGGTCGGTTGGCGGCGCATCGTGGTCACCGTGGGCGAGAAGATCGGTAAAAGCCATCTCACCTATGCTCAGGGCGCCAGCGCCGAGCTGGTGGCGATGACCACTATCGGGGCGGCGGACGCCTTCGGCCTGCCGGTTTCCACCACCCACGTTCTTTCATCCGGCATTGCCGGGACCATGGCGGCCAACCGCTCCGGCCTGCAAATGTCCACCCTGCGCAATCTGCTGATGGCCTGGGTGCTGACGCTGCCGGCCTCGGTGCTGCTTTCCGCCGGGCTCTACTGGATCTTCACCCATTTTTAA
- the ppk2 gene encoding polyphosphate kinase 2 encodes MAMHEFNHDDTFNQRLLQEFYDSYDEELEMELDDLRFDDTEVDSDQKKAWRKQYFRELLRLQGELVKLQDWVMRTGHRLVIIFEGRDAAGKGGVIKRITQRLNPRTCRVAALPAPNDRERTQWYFQRYIAHLPAAGEMVLFDRSWYNRAGVEKVMGFCNDEEYEEFFRSVPEFEKMLTRSGIQIVKYWFSITDDEQELRFLSRIHDPLKQWKLSPMDLESRRRWEDYTEAKEVMLARTNIPEAPWWVVQGVDKKKARLNCISHLLKQLPYEEAEGNVITLPPRKRSPDYSRSPVPDNMVVPEVY; translated from the coding sequence ATGGCTATGCATGAATTTAATCACGACGACACCTTCAACCAGCGCCTGCTGCAGGAATTCTACGACAGCTATGACGAAGAGCTGGAAATGGAACTGGACGACCTGCGCTTTGACGACACCGAAGTGGACAGCGACCAGAAAAAAGCCTGGCGCAAACAGTACTTTCGCGAGTTGCTGCGGCTACAGGGTGAGCTGGTCAAACTGCAGGACTGGGTGATGCGTACCGGCCACCGTCTGGTGATCATCTTTGAAGGCCGCGATGCCGCCGGCAAGGGCGGCGTGATCAAACGCATCACCCAGCGTCTGAACCCGCGTACCTGCCGTGTGGCCGCGCTGCCGGCCCCCAACGACCGCGAACGCACCCAGTGGTACTTCCAGCGCTATATCGCCCACCTGCCGGCCGCCGGCGAGATGGTGTTGTTCGATCGCAGCTGGTACAACCGTGCCGGAGTGGAAAAAGTGATGGGCTTTTGCAACGACGAGGAATACGAAGAGTTTTTCCGCAGCGTGCCGGAGTTCGAGAAGATGCTGACGCGCAGCGGCATTCAAATCGTCAAGTATTGGTTCTCGATCACCGACGATGAGCAGGAACTGCGTTTCCTCAGTCGCATCCACGATCCGCTCAAGCAGTGGAAGCTCAGCCCGATGGATTTGGAGAGCCGCCGTCGCTGGGAGGATTACACCGAGGCCAAAGAGGTCATGTTAGCGCGCACTAACATTCCTGAGGCGCCATGGTGGGTGGTTCAGGGTGTCGACAAGAAAAAGGCCCGGCTGAACTGTATCAGCCATCTGCTTAAGCAGCTGCCTTACGAAGAGGCCGAAGGCAACGTGATCACCCTGCCGCCACGCAAACGCAGCCCGGACTACAGCCGCAGTCCGGTCCCGGATAACATGGTCGTGCCAGAAGTGTATTGA
- the pbpG gene encoding D-alanyl-D-alanine endopeptidase → MHLLNSLFRFSTSGFGVSLILTLLLVPPSAQAAAPLALHSASVLVVNQRTGKTLYHKQANRVLPIASLSKLMTAMVVLDSKRPLGNPIKVIPADRDLLKKTHSRLTLGSILSRRDMLHIALMSSENRAAAALSRSYPGGRKAFVAKMNQKARILGMKHARFYDPTGLTPRNVASANDLLKMVNHAYRYQTIRRFSTDRQQIVRPGRGQLVYRSSNGLINNPAWKIQLQKTGFTNEAGHCLVMRTLIKGQPVVMILLGSKQRYGHYSDAIRLKAWLES, encoded by the coding sequence ATGCATTTATTGAATTCCCTTTTTCGCTTTTCCACCTCAGGTTTCGGCGTCAGTTTGATTCTCACGCTGTTGTTGGTTCCCCCTTCTGCACAGGCCGCTGCGCCACTGGCGCTTCATTCTGCTTCGGTGTTGGTGGTCAATCAGCGTACCGGCAAAACGCTGTATCACAAACAAGCCAACCGCGTGTTGCCGATAGCTTCGCTGAGCAAATTGATGACCGCCATGGTGGTATTGGACAGCAAACGCCCGCTGGGCAACCCGATAAAAGTCATTCCTGCCGACCGCGATCTGCTCAAGAAGACCCATTCGCGCCTGACCCTGGGCTCCATTCTCAGCCGTCGCGATATGCTGCACATCGCCCTGATGTCATCGGAAAATCGTGCGGCGGCCGCGTTGAGCCGCAGCTATCCCGGCGGACGAAAAGCCTTTGTGGCGAAAATGAATCAGAAAGCCCGCATCCTCGGCATGAAACACGCCCGTTTTTACGATCCGACCGGCCTGACGCCGCGCAACGTTGCCAGCGCCAATGATCTGCTGAAAATGGTTAATCACGCCTACCGTTATCAGACCATTCGCCGTTTCAGCACCGACAGGCAACAAATCGTCCGGCCTGGTCGCGGCCAACTGGTTTATCGCAGTTCCAATGGGCTGATCAACAATCCCGCCTGGAAAATTCAGCTGCAAAAGACCGGTTTCACCAACGAAGCCGGTCACTGTCTGGTGATGCGAACCCTGATCAAGGGGCAGCCGGTGGTGATGATCCTCCTTGGTTCAAAGCAGCGCTACGGCCACTACAGCGACGCTATTCGCCTGAAGGCCTGGCTGGAATCCTGA
- a CDS encoding MsnO8 family LLM class oxidoreductase — protein MAYALSVLEKSPIAEGESAAEALKRTLHLAQQAEVWGYRRFWLAEHHNTPQLACPSPEVLIAYLLGQTSRIRIGSGGVMLQHYSAYKVAENFNLLATLAPGRVDLGVGKAPGGLPLSTQALQAAHDQQNKPDFPQQLAQLNAFLNDDAQPGLSATPQPVQPAQRFLLGASNESAQLAAEHGWAFVFAAHLNGNPEDIRRALAHYSEQSGGRKALLAVAAIVADSESQAKDLAAGIQQYRVHVTGGQSVTVGSLEQAESFVQQAGATDYRIEPRESHILLGTARQVRQQLDQLHQQYGVEEFVIDTPISQPAARLASLQLLALAGEAV, from the coding sequence ATGGCTTATGCCCTGAGCGTGTTGGAAAAAAGTCCGATTGCCGAAGGAGAAAGCGCCGCCGAGGCGCTCAAGCGCACGCTGCATCTGGCACAGCAGGCGGAGGTCTGGGGGTACCGCCGTTTTTGGCTGGCGGAGCATCACAATACCCCGCAGCTGGCTTGCCCTTCCCCGGAAGTGCTGATTGCCTATTTGCTCGGACAAACCTCGCGGATCCGTATCGGCTCCGGCGGCGTCATGCTGCAACATTACAGCGCTTATAAGGTGGCGGAAAACTTCAATCTGCTGGCCACGCTGGCACCGGGCCGGGTTGATTTGGGCGTGGGAAAAGCGCCAGGCGGGCTACCGCTCTCGACTCAGGCGCTGCAGGCCGCGCACGATCAACAGAATAAACCTGACTTCCCTCAACAGCTCGCGCAGCTCAATGCCTTTCTGAATGATGATGCGCAGCCTGGCCTGAGCGCCACGCCACAGCCGGTGCAACCGGCGCAACGCTTTCTGCTGGGCGCCAGCAACGAAAGCGCCCAACTGGCCGCCGAACACGGCTGGGCCTTTGTGTTTGCCGCCCATCTCAATGGTAACCCGGAGGATATCCGTCGAGCGCTGGCCCATTACAGTGAGCAAAGCGGTGGCCGCAAAGCCCTGTTGGCGGTGGCGGCGATCGTCGCCGACAGCGAAAGCCAGGCTAAAGATCTGGCAGCCGGGATCCAGCAGTACCGTGTCCACGTGACCGGCGGGCAAAGCGTGACCGTCGGCAGCCTGGAGCAGGCGGAAAGCTTTGTGCAACAGGCCGGCGCTACCGATTACCGTATCGAACCGCGCGAAAGCCACATTCTGCTGGGTACCGCCCGGCAGGTGCGCCAACAGTTGGATCAGTTGCACCAGCAGTACGGCGTAGAGGAGTTTGTGATTGATACCCCCATCAGCCAGCCTGCCGCCCGCCTTGCCTCTCTGCAATTGCTGGCGTTAGCGGGTGAGGCTGTTTGA